The DNA region GCGCTTCTGGATGACGCCCCGGAAGAGGAACTCCTCGGCGGGCGCGTTGAACAGGAAGACGATGACGATCATGATCAGGACCATCGTCGAGTCCGTCCCGATGAAGTTGAGGACGCTGTTCGACGTCGACTCGATGCCGAAGGTAGTCAGAATCACGCCAGCGATGATCACGAACGCAATGCTCGCGACGACGCCGATTCCACCGACGATCCAGCCGCGGCGGTCCGGGATCGAGAGGTCGACGAACGACCAGCCGCGATCGGTCCACCAGAGGTAGGCGGCCCCGGCGACGACGAATCCGGTGAAGTTCAGGACGAAAAAGAGCGTCCTGACCTCGTAGGACGTCTCCGTCGGTGACTCGAGCAGTGACGGGTCTGCGAGAAACGCTGGCAACGTCATCAGTTCCGCCGTCAGTATCCCGGCAACTGTCAACAGGGCGGCTACCACGAGCGAGCGAGTATACCCGCTGGTCCGGTCCAGGGTATCCATAGTGCACGTTCGTGTCCGGGCTCCTTTGGCGTTGCCTTCCCGGGTTCACTGACCGGAGTCGCTGACCGGACTCACTGATCGGAGTCGCCGCCGTCGCGCCAGGAATCCGGCACGTCGATCACGTACCGGCCGTCTTCCTGTAAAGAGACGATGTACTCCTCGCGGTCGTAGAGTTCCATCAGATTGAGTTCGTACTGGCCGGGCTTGAGAATCTTGATGCTCTCGAACTGCTCGTTGAGTTCCTCACGAAGGTCCTCGAGCGACGGGCGCTCGTCGTCGGTCGGTTCGCTGACGACGCGGCCGTTTTCGACGTCGGGGCCTGCCTTCTCGTCAGCCGGACCGGTCGCACTCGAGGCGGGGAGTTCGTCGCTCGAGACGACGTCGCTCCGCGCGCTCGCCTGGGCGGCGTCCTCGTCCCCATCGCTTCCTTCGGGTTCGGTGTGGGTGTCACCGGCTTCGACGGTCGAGTCGTCCGCTCGAGGCGCGGGCCGCTCGGTGTGTTTCTCCGCTCGCTCCCGGTCGTCGGGTCGCCGCGCCGATTCGGGCCACTCGGTGAACTCCGCCGGCGCGTCGTCCTGCCCGGACGAGGCGGGTTCGCTCGCAGTTTGGGGCCAGGTACGGTTCGTGGACGTCGATTCCGATGTCGAGGTGGACGTCGATGGTGACGTCGACGTAGACGTCGACGTGGCCCTGGGCCCAGATCCAGTCCCAGACTCGGACCCGGATGCCGATTCGGACACTGACCCCGACCCCGACTGCGTAATCCCGCGACCATCGCCGTCACTCTCACTCGAGGACGCCGATTCGGACGCTCGCGTGATACCGCCGGACTGACCGCCGGTGGCTGACTCGGTGTCGGTGTCGGTCCCACTCGAGGTCGCACTGCTGGACGACGCCGGCGCAAACTGGAACTTGTTGCCGCCACAGTTCGGACACCCCGAGAGCATCTCTTTGGATCCGTCGGGGAACGTCCGACCGCAGGTGGTACACTGGTGTGGCATTCGTCGTCGCTAGCTCCGGGAGACGAGCGCGCTGATGAGCGTCTCGTCTTTGTGCAGGGTCTCGATCTGGTTCGCCGGCCCGATGACGGTGAGTTTCTTCGGCGACTCGTCGTTGCCCATGATCCGACCGAGCAGCGAGGAGTCGCGGGTGCCGGACTTCGGATAGGTCTCGATTTCGATGCCGTTGAACTCGTCAGGGCTGATTTCGGCCATCGTCACCTCGATCAGGCGACTCTCTTCGTCCGGGGTGAGGCCTTCCTCGAGGATGACGATGTTGCCGTCGTGGACGCCGTCGAGGATCATTCGGATCTTTTCCATGCTCGCCAGACCCTCCATGCGCTCTCCGCTGATGAGGTCGATCTGGACGCCGTTGCGGCGGTCGTCGTCGGCTTTGGTTGCTTCCGGCATGATTACCCGAAGTACTCCGCGATGTTTTCGTACACTTCGTCCATGTTCTCTCCTTCCTTCGCCGACAGCGGGACCGTCTTGTGCTGGGGGAAGGCGTCCTCGATCCGCTTGACGCTCGATTCGGGGAGGTCGATCTTGTTCGCGAAGATGAGTACGGGCAGGTCGCGCGATTCGATGATGCCGATCAGCATCGTGTTGACCTGGGTGATCGGGTCCTCGGCGCTGTCGAGCACGTAGATGACGCCGTCGACGTCCTCGCGAAGCCAGTGCATGGCCTCGGCGACTCCCTCGGTGGCCTCTCGAGAGCGTCTGATCGCGTCGTCTTTCTCCATTTCGTCGGTGAACTCCTCGTAGTCGACTTTCGTCGTCACGCCGGGAGTGTCGACGATGTCGATGGTCACCGACTTGCCGTTGCGCTCGATTTCGACGTCTTCTTTCCGGCGAGCGCGCCGGGTTTCGTGAGGAATGTGGCTTTCGGTGCCGATGGCGTCACCGGTCCAATCACGGGCGATACGGTTCGCGAGGGTCGTCTTCCCGGCGTTTGGGGGGCCGTAGATGCCGATCCGCTTTGGCTCCTGCTCGGAGAAGAGCCGATCCGTCGCGCGAGAGATGCTATCTTTGAGTCCTGTAAACAATCCCATCCTGGAGATCCTCCACACTTGCAAGTGTGTCTGAACGTACTACAGAACCGAATTCACTTAAGTCTACGTCAGACAGAGGGATTGTCACACACGGGCGACGGTTTCGACCGCGAGACCGTATCCCCTCCCGCGATTTTAGTGGTGGGCGACTCGAGTTCTAACCGACTCGAGGCGCTCCACGACGTCTGGGCGCTTCGAGAACCGCTGTCGTCGATTCGGATTCCCGAGTCACAGAAAGCGGTCAGTTGTTGGGGGAACCGAGACGGTTTTCGCGCTCAGCACCCTCTACTCGAACGTACAGTAGACTGCTCAATGGCTCCATCCCACGACCCCTCCACATCGGCAGATGCCGCCCCCGATTCCGCCGTCAGTTTTTCCCTCGAGGGCGTCCGAACCGGCTTTCTGACCTGTATCCCGGTCGCGCTCGGAGTCGCCGGCTACGGCGTCGCCTTCGGCGTCGTCGCGAACCAGGCCGGCCTCAGCGTCGCGGAAGCCGCACTGATGAGCGCGACGGTTGTCGCCGGGGCTTCTCAGCTCATCGCGGTCGAGCTCTGGGCCGATCCTCTCCCGGTGACCGCGATTCTCGTGACGACCGTCGCCGTCAACCTCCGGTACTCGCTCATGGGCGCCGCCCTCGAGCGCTGGTTTCGTCACCTCTCGCCCACCCAGGTCTACGGTAGCCTCTTCCTGATGGCCGACGAGAACTGGGCGCTGACCGTTCGCGACCTGAAAACCGGGAGCGGCCGCGGCGCCTTCCTCCTGGGTAGCGGTATCGCGATCTGGACCTTCTGGGTCGCCTCGACGGTCGTCGGCGTCCTCGCCGGCGGCGTCATCGGCGATCCGGCCAGGTACGGCTTCGACTTCATCCTCGCCGCCGTCTTCCTCGCGCTCGCGGCCGACCTGTGGGACGGCCGGTCGACGTTCGTCCCCTGGCTCGTCGCCCTCGCCACGGCGCTGGTCGCCTCGTCGGTGCTTCCCGGCCGCTGGTACATCCTCCTCGGCGGACTCGCCGCGGCGGCACTCGAGGTGATCCGCTACGATGCGTGAGGGATGGCTCTCGCTCGACCCGCTCGTCGTCGCCCTCGTCCTCACGATGGCCGTCCTCACCTACCTCACGAAAGTCGGCGGGCTCTGGGTCCTGAGCCGACTCGAGGTGAGCGACCGCCTCGAGGCCGGACTGTCGGTGCTCCCGGGGGCGATCGTAGTCGCGATCCTGGGCCCGGAACTGGCGTCGGGCGGGCCGGCCGAGTGGGCCGCCGGAGCCGTCGTCCTGGCACTCGCGTGGCGAACGGAGAGCATCCTCCTGGCGCTGTGTGGTGGCATCCTCGCGGTCGTGGCGTTTCGCGGGCTGGTGTAGCGTCGAGGCGAAACGCGCGTAACCTTCTCGCTCGAGTAGCGATCTAGTACTATCGGCACTCCCACCGATTCACGATCCATCGCCCGCGAGCCAGCCGGTTAATCCGACTGGTCGCTCATGGCCACATTTCGAAACTCAAATTGCGCCCCACCGGCGTCGCTCTCGGTCAACTGCAGGTCCCAGTCGTAGATGCCGGCCAGTCGGTCGACGAACGCGAGTCCCAGTCCGGTCCCGTCCGTGTCGGCAGTCGTCGTGAACCCCGGCTCGAACACCATCTCCCTGTCTTCGGGCGGGATGCCGTTCCCGTCGTCCGCCACGTAGAACCCACCCGCCACCGTTCCGACCTCGATCACCACGTCCGACCCGCCGTGTCGAATCGCGTTCTCGAACAGGTTCCTGAACAGGTGTCGCACGTACACCTCGTCCGCTTCGATCACGAGGTCGATGTCGACCACCAGAGTCGCCTCACGGGTATCCACGTCGTCCCAGACGTCCCGGGCCATCTCGGCGAGAGATACGGGTGCACGTTCCCCGACAGCGTCCCCACGCCGCGTCAACACGAGCATCACGTCGATCATGTTCTCGATCCGGTCGAACGACTCCACGACGTTTTCGACCGCCTTCGGCGCGGCCTCCTCCGGCAGGTGCTGGGCGTAAATCTGGCCGATCGTCACCGGGTTCCGGAGTTCGTGGGCGAGCATGCTGGCGAACTTCTCGAGGCGCGTGTTTAACGCCTGGAGTTCCGCGACCGTCTCCTCGAGTTCGTCCTGGTAGGTGTGGCGCTCGATCGCCGCGGCGAGGAGGTTGGCGACGCTCTGGACGAAGTCGACGTCGTGGTCGGTGAACGCGATCTCGTCCGTCGTGTGGACGCCCAGGATCCCCCACGGATCGTCGATGGTGCCGATGATGACGCTGATGCCGCTCACCACGTCGTGATCGATGAGGAGGTCCGGCCCACTGAATCGCTCTTCAGTCCGCAGGTCGTCGACGACGACCGGTTCCTCCGAGAGGAGCGTGTACCCGGCCTGCGAGTTCGTATCCGTCGGAATCTCCGCCTCCCCGACGATCCCCTCCTGCCAGCCCACCCCCTGTCGCAGGAAGACGTTTCCGGAGGGGAGCAACTCGAGTACCTTGCAGTAGTCACAGCCGAGGGTCTCCGCGACCGTCGCCGCCGCGTCGTGCATGAGTCGATCGATGTCGTCCGTCTCGAGCGCCCGTCTCCCCAGCGAAGAAATGACTTTCTGCTGATGAATGCGGGTGTGAAGTTCCGTCTCCGAGTCGGACGGTGAACTCATCGTGGCAGCCATTATTCTGAACCCGCATAAGTTTCTGTCCAATACACATTGGGTTCGATTTCACGGCCGGCGGTGATCCGTACTGTTACTTTTTCGCTGCTCTCGATACACTGGCAGATGATGGTGCGGACCAGGAACGCTGGCCCCGGAGCATATTGGCTCTAACGAATCGCATGACGGAGGCGACTGGAACACGAATCGTGACGAGCTCCAGCCAAGGTGGCGGCAGTGGGTTTATATATGCCATACCGTCGGCTAGTGGATTCGAACCGTGACGAAACGTAGCGGGCGCGACGGGATTTGAACCCGCGACATCCTGGTCCGGAACCAGGGACTCTGTCCACTGAGCTACGCGCCCTCGTCGGTACAGATTGACTACGGCCGTATAACGTTTCTGTCGTGGCTAGTCTTCGCCTCGAGCGGTCGGCGCTTCGAGGTCCTGTTCCTCCCCGACATCGCCCACGTCCGCGTCGTCGATGTACTTCTCCTTCCAGGTACCGCGGGTGAACCAGGCGACCCCCACGGTGGCGCCGAGGACGTTTCCGAGGGCCATGCCGGTCCAGACGCCGGTTTCGCCCCAGCCGAGGGCGGCGAGGGTGATCTCGACGCCGGGAATCGTGACCGACCAGGAGAACGCCAGCACGAGGACGCTCACGACGCGACCGACCCAGAGGGTGAGCATCGAGATGACCATCGCCGTCTTCGTGTTTCCGGCGCCGCGGAAGGCGCCGAGGATGACCTGCGAGACGCCGATGAAGGCGAACTCGACGGAGCGGATGCGGACGTACTCGACGCCGTAGGCGATGGTCGCGGGGGCGTCGGGGACGTCGCCTAGGAAGACGCTGACGATGGGTTCGGTGAAGGCGACGGCGATCACAGCGACGACGAGCATCACCCCGGCGCCGGTCGAGGCGGCGAGCCAGACCGAGCGCTCGGCGCGGTCGCTCCGGTCGGCGCCGAGGTTCTGGCCGACCATGGTGTCGATGGCGCGACCCAGCCCCATCGCGGGCAGAAAGACGAGGGAGATCAGTCGGTTGCCCAGGCCGTAGGCGGCGACCACTGGCGGCGAGAACGTGACGATCATGGCGGTGAGCGTGATCATCGCCATCGCGCTCGTGGTCTGTTCGACCGTGCTCGGCACGCCGAGACGGACGATGTCCTCGATGATCTGGCGGTCCAGCGGGAGGTGCTCGAGGCTCACGGCCGGCCCGCTCGCGGTGGTGAAGAGGATCCACAGGCCCATCACGGTCGCGACGCCGCGGGCGGCGATCGTCGCGAGTGCGGCGCCCTGGATCCCCAGGCCAGAAAAGCCGGTCCAGGCGAAGAGGGCGGCCTCGAGGCCCTCGAGGTTGAGCCAGAGGAAGAGGGGGTTGTCGGCGAACCCGAAGATGAAGAACGGGTCGAGCAGGACGTTGAGGAAGACGGAGACGACCATCACGAGCATCGGGGTTCGGGTGTCGCCGTAGCCGCGCATGAGTGCCGAGAAGACGAAGAAGCCGAACATGAGGGGGATGCCCAGGAAGATGACCTCCATGTAGTCAGCGGCCAGCGGAATCACCGACGCGGCGGTCTCCTGGTCGCTGGGCAGGAGCTCGAGGGCGGGGCGGGTGTAGAAGTAACCGGCGATGCCGATGAACACCGAGAGGAGGCCGACGAACGAGAGGGTTTGGCCGGCGACGAGACCCGCGGATCGATTCCCTTTCGCGCCAGTGTACTGGGCGACGAGAATCGCGCCCGCGGTGGTGAAGCCGCCGGCGATGGCGATGAGCAAGAATATTAGCGGAAAGGCGAGGCTAATCGCGCCGACGGCCTCGGCGGAGAGGCGTCCGAGGTAGAGGGTGTCGACGACGTTGTAGGTGACCTGCAGCAACTGGATGACGACGATGGGCCAGGCGAGGCGAAAGAGTGGTCGGACGAGGCTCCCCTCGGTGATCGAGGCGCT from Natronosalvus rutilus includes:
- a CDS encoding CPBP family intramembrane glutamic endopeptidase, coding for MDTLDRTSGYTRSLVVAALLTVAGILTAELMTLPAFLADPSLLESPTETSYEVRTLFFVLNFTGFVVAGAAYLWWTDRGWSFVDLSIPDRRGWIVGGIGVVASIAFVIIAGVILTTFGIESTSNSVLNFIGTDSTMVLIMIVIVFLFNAPAEEFLFRGVIQKRLYEAFTKRQAVVVTSVIFGLVHLPVYAIGDQLSFGVFASLLVVTGGAIIFGYLYAITDNLFVPIAAHAGFNAFQFGQLYIVLEYGSDEMIEEVTSIASVALEVLQTLL
- a CDS encoding Zn-ribbon domain-containing protein, which translates into the protein MPHQCTTCGRTFPDGSKEMLSGCPNCGGNKFQFAPASSSSATSSGTDTDTESATGGQSGGITRASESASSSESDGDGRGITQSGSGSVSESASGSESGTGSGPRATSTSTSTSPSTSTSTSESTSTNRTWPQTASEPASSGQDDAPAEFTEWPESARRPDDRERAEKHTERPAPRADDSTVEAGDTHTEPEGSDGDEDAAQASARSDVVSSDELPASSATGPADEKAGPDVENGRVVSEPTDDERPSLEDLREELNEQFESIKILKPGQYELNLMELYDREEYIVSLQEDGRYVIDVPDSWRDGGDSDQ
- a CDS encoding DUF2073 domain-containing protein yields the protein MPEATKADDDRRNGVQIDLISGERMEGLASMEKIRMILDGVHDGNIVILEEGLTPDEESRLIEVTMAEISPDEFNGIEIETYPKSGTRDSSLLGRIMGNDESPKKLTVIGPANQIETLHKDETLISALVSRS
- a CDS encoding Era-like GTP-binding protein; amino-acid sequence: MGLFTGLKDSISRATDRLFSEQEPKRIGIYGPPNAGKTTLANRIARDWTGDAIGTESHIPHETRRARRKEDVEIERNGKSVTIDIVDTPGVTTKVDYEEFTDEMEKDDAIRRSREATEGVAEAMHWLREDVDGVIYVLDSAEDPITQVNTMLIGIIESRDLPVLIFANKIDLPESSVKRIEDAFPQHKTVPLSAKEGENMDEVYENIAEYFG
- a CDS encoding AzlC family ABC transporter permease — its product is MAPSHDPSTSADAAPDSAVSFSLEGVRTGFLTCIPVALGVAGYGVAFGVVANQAGLSVAEAALMSATVVAGASQLIAVELWADPLPVTAILVTTVAVNLRYSLMGAALERWFRHLSPTQVYGSLFLMADENWALTVRDLKTGSGRGAFLLGSGIAIWTFWVASTVVGVLAGGVIGDPARYGFDFILAAVFLALAADLWDGRSTFVPWLVALATALVASSVLPGRWYILLGGLAAAALEVIRYDA
- a CDS encoding AzlD family protein, which translates into the protein MREGWLSLDPLVVALVLTMAVLTYLTKVGGLWVLSRLEVSDRLEAGLSVLPGAIVVAILGPELASGGPAEWAAGAVVLALAWRTESILLALCGGILAVVAFRGLV
- a CDS encoding sensor histidine kinase encodes the protein MSSPSDSETELHTRIHQQKVISSLGRRALETDDIDRLMHDAAATVAETLGCDYCKVLELLPSGNVFLRQGVGWQEGIVGEAEIPTDTNSQAGYTLLSEEPVVVDDLRTEERFSGPDLLIDHDVVSGISVIIGTIDDPWGILGVHTTDEIAFTDHDVDFVQSVANLLAAAIERHTYQDELEETVAELQALNTRLEKFASMLAHELRNPVTIGQIYAQHLPEEAAPKAVENVVESFDRIENMIDVMLVLTRRGDAVGERAPVSLAEMARDVWDDVDTREATLVVDIDLVIEADEVYVRHLFRNLFENAIRHGGSDVVIEVGTVAGGFYVADDGNGIPPEDREMVFEPGFTTTADTDGTGLGLAFVDRLAGIYDWDLQLTESDAGGAQFEFRNVAMSDQSD
- a CDS encoding MATE family efflux transporter — encoded protein: MSDESDASSDQPAPDGDTDVDADVDGNGDDAPADPTPVDTSASITEGSLVRPLFRLAWPIVVIQLLQVTYNVVDTLYLGRLSAEAVGAISLAFPLIFLLIAIAGGFTTAGAILVAQYTGAKGNRSAGLVAGQTLSFVGLLSVFIGIAGYFYTRPALELLPSDQETAASVIPLAADYMEVIFLGIPLMFGFFVFSALMRGYGDTRTPMLVMVVSVFLNVLLDPFFIFGFADNPLFLWLNLEGLEAALFAWTGFSGLGIQGAALATIAARGVATVMGLWILFTTASGPAVSLEHLPLDRQIIEDIVRLGVPSTVEQTTSAMAMITLTAMIVTFSPPVVAAYGLGNRLISLVFLPAMGLGRAIDTMVGQNLGADRSDRAERSVWLAASTGAGVMLVVAVIAVAFTEPIVSVFLGDVPDAPATIAYGVEYVRIRSVEFAFIGVSQVILGAFRGAGNTKTAMVISMLTLWVGRVVSVLVLAFSWSVTIPGVEITLAALGWGETGVWTGMALGNVLGATVGVAWFTRGTWKEKYIDDADVGDVGEEQDLEAPTARGED